One window from the genome of Haloprofundus halobius encodes:
- a CDS encoding DUF7474 family protein yields MPRFDYPCPGCLTTNSLHDADCRFEGTAWPEVEKAYTDIVSLLSAGPRHEESLPDAVHGEWGPLHVAALDRLKYDERLQEDEGRLELLTAAEYKEMVSEPTREPMKTIYRKGSYPGCHDNAVFAMIAWYEMVGLSWAETKENVVAWLRESGTWTRGGFEEASPEQLVESKRHVYEAGYGWKEKARAAKAVIDRHG; encoded by the coding sequence GTGCCACGCTTCGACTACCCCTGTCCGGGCTGTCTCACCACCAACAGCCTGCACGACGCCGACTGCCGCTTCGAGGGCACCGCGTGGCCCGAGGTGGAGAAAGCCTACACCGACATCGTCTCGCTGCTCTCGGCGGGCCCGAGACACGAGGAGAGCCTCCCCGACGCCGTCCACGGCGAGTGGGGCCCACTGCACGTCGCGGCGCTCGATCGCCTGAAGTACGACGAGCGCCTGCAGGAGGACGAGGGCCGCCTCGAACTGCTCACCGCCGCCGAGTACAAGGAGATGGTCTCCGAGCCGACCCGAGAGCCGATGAAGACCATCTATCGGAAGGGCAGCTACCCCGGCTGTCACGACAACGCCGTCTTCGCCATGATCGCGTGGTACGAGATGGTCGGCCTCTCGTGGGCCGAGACGAAGGAGAACGTCGTCGCGTGGCTCAGAGAGAGCGGCACGTGGACCCGCGGCGGCTTCGAGGAGGCCTCGCCCGAACAGCTCGTCGAGAGCAAGCGCCACGTCTACGAGGCGGGCTACGGCTGGAAAGAGAAGGCGCGGGCGGCGAAAGCCGTCATCGACCGGCACGGCTGA